The Blautia hydrogenotrophica DSM 10507 genome window below encodes:
- a CDS encoding amidoligase family protein: protein MNEKIARQIEEMKKQTIGVEVEMNNITREKAAKIAARFFGTGRYENTARRNGYCTWSAWDTQNREWKFQKDVSIAGPESEECELVTPILTYADMATLQELIRQLRHAGAKSDASRGCGVHIHIGAKGHTPQTLRNLANIMASHESLIADALNLDRGRMRRYCRTVDPRFLETLNRKKPKTMSALADIWYTSHGEDYGRNHHYNGSRYHMLNYHATFTKGTIEFRLFQFDEPTAERRGGLHAGQLKSYIQLCLALSQMAKTVKNASPKPQQNENPKYAMRTWLLRLGFIGDEFKTAREILTKRLAGDTAFRNGRAAA, encoded by the coding sequence ATGAATGAGAAAATCGCAAGGCAGATTGAGGAAATGAAAAAACAGACCATCGGGGTTGAGGTAGAGATGAACAACATTACAAGGGAAAAAGCGGCAAAGATAGCAGCCAGGTTCTTTGGAACCGGTAGGTATGAAAACACAGCACGGCGTAACGGATACTGCACCTGGTCGGCCTGGGACACACAGAATCGCGAATGGAAGTTCCAGAAGGACGTCAGCATTGCAGGGCCGGAAAGTGAGGAGTGTGAACTGGTTACCCCGATCCTGACTTATGCGGATATGGCAACCCTTCAGGAACTGATCCGGCAGCTTCGGCACGCAGGCGCAAAGAGCGATGCCTCCAGAGGCTGCGGAGTCCACATCCACATCGGAGCCAAAGGGCATACGCCGCAGACCCTCCGCAACCTTGCGAATATTATGGCAAGCCATGAGAGCCTGATCGCAGATGCGCTGAACCTCGACCGGGGGCGGATGAGACGATACTGCCGGACGGTTGATCCCCGATTTTTGGAAACCCTGAACCGGAAGAAGCCGAAGACCATGTCAGCACTGGCAGACATCTGGTACACTTCCCACGGGGAGGATTACGGGAGAAACCACCATTATAACGGTAGCCGATACCATATGCTCAACTATCATGCGACTTTCACAAAAGGGACCATTGAATTCCGGCTTTTCCAATTTGACGAGCCTACTGCAGAACGTCGGGGCGGACTTCATGCCGGACAGCTTAAGAGTTACATCCAGCTTTGCCTGGCTCTCAGCCAGATGGCAAAGACAGTAAAAAACGCAAGCCCCAAACCTCAGCAGAATGAGAATCCAAAATATGCCATGAGGACTTGGCTCCTCCGGCTTGGATTTATCGGGGACGAGTTCAAAACTGCAAGGGAGATCCTGACAAAGAGACTGGCTGGCGATACAGCTTTTAGAAACGGCAGAGCCGCCGCTTGA
- a CDS encoding gamma-glutamylcyclotransferase family protein, protein MKKRYYIAYGSNLNIRQMRMRCPSARIIGTSEIPDYELLFKGSRTGSYLTIEPKKGSRVPVAAWEVTVEDEQALDRYEGFPTFYYKTEMKLPIKGIRSGRIRMRNTFVYIMHENRPFGVPSRFYMATCLEGYRSFGFDETYLLDAIKTSRRMSHERK, encoded by the coding sequence ATGAAAAAAAGATACTACATCGCTTATGGCAGCAATTTAAATATCCGACAGATGCGGATGCGCTGCCCTTCTGCAAGGATCATTGGGACTTCTGAGATCCCAGATTATGAGCTACTTTTTAAAGGCAGCCGCACCGGCTCCTATCTGACTATTGAGCCGAAAAAAGGCAGCCGGGTTCCGGTGGCAGCCTGGGAAGTGACTGTGGAGGATGAGCAGGCCCTCGACCGATATGAGGGTTTCCCCACATTTTATTACAAGACGGAAATGAAGCTGCCCATTAAAGGAATCCGGAGCGGTAGAATACGGATGAGAAACACCTTTGTGTACATCATGCATGAGAACCGGCCCTTCGGTGTGCCGAGCCGATTTTATATGGCCACCTGCCTGGAAGGTTACCGGAGTTTTGGATTTGATGAAACGTATTTACTTGATGCCATAAAAACCAGCAGGAGGATGAGCCATGAAAGAAAATAA
- a CDS encoding terminase large subunit, with amino-acid sequence MAIRKLKKYRPTKFKAKDSVYSQEMADYAVAFIECLCHTKGTWAGKPFELIDWQEQIIRDLFGTLKPNGYRQFNTAYIEIPKKQGKSELAAAVALLLCCGDGEERAEVYGCAADRQQASIVFEVAADMVRMCPALSKRVKILASQKRIIYQPTNSFYQVLSAEAYSKHGFNIHGVVFDELHTQPNRKLFDVMTKGSGDARMQPLYFLITTAGTDTNSICYETHQKAKDILEGRKIDPTFYPVIYGAEESDDWTDPKVWKKANPSLDITVGIDKVKAACESAKQNPGEENSFRQLRLNQWVKQAVRWMPMEKWDACAFPVSEDDLEGRICYGGLDLSSTTDITAFVLVFPPEDEDDKYCVLPYFWVPEETLELRVRRDHVPYDVWERQGYLQTTEGNVVHYGYIEKFIESLEERFNIREIAFDRWGAVQMVQNLEGMGFTVVPFGQGFKDMSPPTKELMKLTLEQRIAHGGHPVLRWMMDNIYIRTDPAGNIKADKEKSTEKIDGAVATIMALDRAIRCGNDKSASVYDSRGLLFL; translated from the coding sequence ATGGCGATACGGAAACTGAAGAAATACAGACCAACGAAGTTTAAGGCAAAAGACTCCGTATACAGCCAGGAGATGGCAGACTATGCGGTGGCTTTTATTGAGTGCCTCTGCCATACCAAAGGCACCTGGGCGGGAAAGCCCTTTGAACTGATCGACTGGCAGGAACAGATCATCCGGGATCTTTTTGGAACGCTGAAACCCAATGGGTACCGGCAGTTCAATACGGCCTACATTGAGATCCCGAAGAAACAGGGAAAATCAGAACTAGCAGCGGCTGTGGCTCTGCTGTTGTGCTGTGGGGACGGGGAGGAACGGGCCGAGGTATATGGCTGTGCCGCCGACCGGCAGCAGGCGTCCATTGTCTTTGAGGTTGCGGCCGATATGGTGCGGATGTGTCCGGCTCTTTCCAAACGGGTGAAGATCCTGGCATCACAGAAACGGATCATCTACCAGCCGACCAATTCCTTTTACCAGGTGCTGTCAGCGGAGGCGTATTCCAAGCATGGGTTTAATATCCACGGTGTGGTCTTTGATGAGCTGCATACCCAGCCGAACCGGAAACTTTTTGATGTCATGACAAAGGGCTCCGGGGATGCCAGGATGCAGCCCTTGTATTTTCTGATCACGACAGCGGGAACGGATACCAACTCGATCTGTTATGAGACACACCAGAAAGCGAAAGACATCCTGGAAGGCCGGAAGATTGACCCGACCTTTTATCCTGTGATCTATGGGGCGGAAGAATCTGATGACTGGACAGACCCGAAGGTGTGGAAGAAGGCAAATCCTTCGTTGGATATTACAGTTGGCATCGACAAGGTGAAGGCTGCCTGTGAATCGGCCAAGCAGAACCCAGGGGAAGAAAACTCCTTCCGGCAGCTTCGTCTGAACCAGTGGGTAAAACAGGCAGTGCGTTGGATGCCAATGGAGAAGTGGGATGCCTGTGCATTTCCCGTTTCTGAGGATGACCTGGAAGGTAGGATTTGTTATGGCGGTCTGGATCTTTCTTCCACTACGGATATCACTGCGTTTGTGCTGGTGTTCCCTCCGGAGGATGAAGATGACAAATACTGTGTTCTTCCCTATTTCTGGGTGCCGGAGGAAACGCTGGAGCTGCGTGTGCGCAGAGATCATGTTCCCTATGATGTATGGGAGCGGCAGGGATACCTGCAGACTACGGAAGGAAATGTGGTGCATTACGGATATATTGAGAAGTTCATTGAAAGTCTGGAGGAACGGTTTAATATCCGTGAGATTGCCTTTGACCGCTGGGGAGCCGTGCAGATGGTGCAGAACCTGGAGGGCATGGGCTTTACGGTGGTTCCCTTTGGGCAGGGATTTAAGGATATGTCCCCTCCTACCAAAGAACTGATGAAGCTGACGCTGGAGCAGCGGATCGCCCATGGCGGGCATCCGGTGCTGCGTTGGATGATGGATAACATCTATATCCGCACAGACCCGGCGGGAAATATTAAAGCGGATAAGGAAAAATCTACAGAGAAGATTGACGGAGCTGTTGCCACCATTATGGCTTTGGACCGTGCAATCCGCTGTGGAAATGATAAAAGTGCTTCGGTGTATGACAGCCGGGGCCTTTTGTTTCTCTAA
- a CDS encoding phage portal protein — protein sequence MGLLSGLFRSRDKPQNRTSGSAYSFFFGGSSAGKRVNERSAMQMTAVYACVRILSEAIAGLPLHLYRYKEDGGKEKALDHSLYRLLHDEPNPEMSSFVFRETLMTHLLLWGNAYAQIIRNGKGEVIALYPLMPDRMTVDRDGNGQLYYEYTVSMDDAPTVKGSVVRLKPSDVLHIPGLGFDGLVGYSPIAMAKNAIGMTIACEEYGAKFFANGAAPGGVLEHPGTIKDPQRVRESWQSTFGGSGNSNKIAVLEEGMKYTPIGISPEQAQFLETRKFQINEIARIFRVPPHMVGDLEKSSFSNIEQQSLEFVKYTLEPWLVRWEQSIQRTLFSPEEKKQYFAKFNVEGLLRGDYASRMTGYATARQNGWMSANDIRELENMDRIPAEEGGDLYLINGNMLPLGNAGAFANTEVSDDGKEEDSDEEVLEVEEPGGDGNGSGSEDAVLERHHRRGKLV from the coding sequence ATGGGATTACTTTCAGGACTTTTTCGTTCCAGAGATAAACCTCAGAACCGTACCTCCGGCAGTGCCTATAGCTTTTTCTTCGGGGGAAGTTCTGCAGGCAAGCGGGTCAATGAACGGTCTGCCATGCAGATGACGGCCGTCTATGCCTGTGTGCGTATTCTCTCAGAGGCCATCGCCGGTCTGCCACTTCATCTGTACCGGTATAAGGAGGATGGAGGTAAGGAAAAGGCTCTGGATCATTCGTTATACAGGCTGCTCCATGATGAACCGAACCCGGAGATGAGTTCTTTCGTATTCCGGGAGACGCTGATGACGCATCTGCTCCTGTGGGGCAATGCTTATGCACAGATCATTCGCAATGGAAAGGGAGAAGTGATTGCTCTCTATCCTTTGATGCCAGATCGGATGACAGTGGACCGGGATGGGAATGGGCAGTTGTATTACGAGTACACCGTCAGCATGGATGATGCGCCTACGGTAAAAGGAAGCGTTGTCCGTCTGAAGCCTTCCGATGTGCTGCATATCCCAGGACTGGGGTTTGACGGTCTGGTGGGATATTCGCCGATTGCTATGGCTAAGAACGCCATTGGCATGACGATTGCCTGTGAGGAGTACGGAGCGAAGTTCTTTGCCAACGGTGCGGCTCCTGGCGGCGTCTTGGAGCATCCGGGGACCATCAAAGATCCACAGCGTGTCCGGGAAAGCTGGCAGTCCACCTTCGGCGGCAGCGGCAACAGCAATAAGATTGCTGTCTTAGAAGAGGGCATGAAATACACGCCCATCGGCATCTCTCCGGAACAGGCGCAGTTTCTGGAGACAAGGAAGTTCCAGATTAACGAGATCGCCCGTATTTTCCGAGTGCCGCCTCACATGGTAGGCGACCTGGAAAAATCCAGCTTCTCCAACATCGAGCAGCAGTCGCTGGAGTTCGTGAAATACACGCTGGAACCCTGGCTGGTGCGCTGGGAGCAGTCCATTCAGCGAACGCTCTTTTCCCCAGAGGAAAAGAAACAATATTTTGCCAAATTCAACGTGGAAGGATTGCTCCGGGGCGACTATGCAAGCCGCATGACCGGCTATGCCACAGCAAGGCAGAACGGCTGGATGAGCGCCAATGACATCCGGGAACTGGAGAACATGGACCGTATCCCCGCCGAGGAGGGCGGAGATCTGTACCTGATCAATGGCAATATGCTCCCGCTTGGAAACGCCGGGGCTTTTGCAAATACCGAAGTTAGCGATGACGGAAAGGAGGAAGATTCCGATGAAGAAGTTCTGGAAGTGGAAGAACCAGGCGGAGACGGAAACGGCTCCGGTAGCGAGGACGCTGTTCTTGAACGGCACCATCGCCGAGGAAAGCTGGTTTGA
- a CDS encoding head maturation protease, ClpP-related encodes MKKFWKWKNQAETETAPVARTLFLNGTIAEESWFDDDVTPQLFKEELMAGSGDITVWINSPGGDCVAAAQIYNMLMDYPHNVTVKIDGIAASAASVIAMAGTRVLVSPVSMMMIHNPMTVAMGDTAEMQKAIEMLGSVKDSIINAYEIKTGLSRAKLSHLMDAETWMDAGKAVELGFADGVLSRAEIPEDIEPPAVSMLYSKAAVVNSLMDKIAAKCRTNPKKTENPNPTGRSVDSLYERLNLLKH; translated from the coding sequence ATGAAGAAGTTCTGGAAGTGGAAGAACCAGGCGGAGACGGAAACGGCTCCGGTAGCGAGGACGCTGTTCTTGAACGGCACCATCGCCGAGGAAAGCTGGTTTGACGATGACGTGACGCCGCAGCTTTTCAAAGAGGAGCTGATGGCAGGCTCCGGCGATATTACCGTCTGGATCAACAGCCCCGGCGGGGACTGCGTGGCGGCCGCCCAGATCTATAACATGCTGATGGACTATCCGCACAATGTCACAGTCAAGATTGACGGCATCGCGGCATCCGCTGCAAGCGTGATCGCTATGGCTGGGACCCGTGTGTTGGTATCGCCGGTGTCCATGATGATGATCCACAATCCTATGACTGTGGCCATGGGCGATACCGCAGAGATGCAGAAGGCCATCGAGATGCTTGGGAGCGTGAAGGATTCCATCATCAACGCCTATGAGATCAAGACCGGGCTATCCCGCGCCAAGCTGTCCCATCTGATGGACGCGGAGACCTGGATGGACGCAGGCAAGGCGGTAGAGCTTGGCTTTGCCGACGGCGTCTTAAGCCGGGCGGAGATCCCGGAGGACATAGAGCCGCCTGCGGTATCCATGCTGTATTCCAAAGCGGCTGTGGTCAATTCCCTCATGGATAAGATCGCAGCCAAGTGCAGGACCAACCCGAAGAAAACTGAAAATCCCAACCCCACGGGCCGCTCTGTAGACAGTCTCTACGAGCGGCTCAATCTTTTGAAACATTAA
- a CDS encoding phage major capsid protein produces MTILELREKRAKAWEATKAFLDSHRNDKGVLSAEDDAAYTRMEQEITDLGKEIDRLERQEALEAELNRPVNKPLTGKPMNGKEDTKTGRAADEYRQNFWNMMRSKAPMPTVLNALQIGTDSEGGYLVPDEYERTLVEALEEENVFRQLAKVIQTSSGDRKIPVVASKGTASWIDEEGVYTESDDSFAQVSIGAYKLGTMIKVSEELLNDSVFDLESYIAREFARRIGAKEEEAFFTGDGTGKPLGILTASGGAETGVTAASATAVTADELMDLFYSLKSPYRKNAVWVLNDSTIKAIRKLKDNNGQYLWQPSLVSGTPDTILGRPVKTSAYMPVIAAGAKTIAFGDFSYYWIADRQGRSFKRLNELYAANGQVGFLGSQRVDGKMILPEAVKVLVQKAGSAG; encoded by the coding sequence ATGACGATTTTGGAACTGCGCGAGAAGCGCGCCAAAGCATGGGAAGCCACGAAAGCCTTTCTGGATTCCCACAGAAACGATAAGGGCGTCCTGTCCGCTGAGGATGACGCCGCCTATACCCGCATGGAGCAGGAGATCACCGACCTGGGCAAGGAGATCGACCGTTTGGAACGTCAGGAGGCGCTGGAGGCGGAATTGAACCGTCCGGTGAACAAGCCCCTGACGGGAAAGCCCATGAATGGCAAGGAAGATACTAAGACCGGCCGTGCGGCGGATGAGTATCGCCAGAACTTCTGGAACATGATGCGTTCCAAAGCGCCCATGCCCACAGTGCTGAACGCGCTGCAGATCGGTACAGACTCCGAGGGCGGCTATCTGGTGCCGGATGAATATGAGCGTACTTTGGTGGAGGCGCTGGAGGAAGAGAATGTATTCCGTCAGCTTGCCAAGGTGATCCAGACCTCCAGCGGTGACCGGAAGATCCCCGTAGTGGCGTCCAAGGGGACTGCATCCTGGATTGACGAGGAAGGAGTCTATACCGAGAGCGATGACTCCTTTGCGCAGGTATCTATTGGAGCCTACAAGCTGGGCACGATGATTAAGGTTTCCGAGGAACTGTTAAACGACAGTGTGTTTGACCTGGAGTCCTATATTGCCAGGGAGTTTGCGAGAAGGATCGGAGCCAAAGAGGAGGAAGCCTTCTTTACCGGGGACGGTACCGGAAAGCCGCTGGGCATCCTGACTGCCTCCGGCGGTGCGGAGACCGGTGTGACAGCTGCATCCGCCACTGCGGTGACAGCGGATGAACTGATGGATCTGTTCTACTCTCTGAAATCCCCGTACCGTAAAAATGCGGTATGGGTTTTGAATGACTCTACCATCAAAGCCATCCGTAAGCTGAAGGATAACAACGGCCAGTATCTGTGGCAGCCATCTCTGGTATCCGGTACGCCGGACACAATCCTTGGCCGACCGGTAAAAACCTCTGCCTATATGCCTGTTATTGCGGCTGGGGCGAAAACCATCGCTTTTGGCGATTTCTCTTATTACTGGATCGCAGACCGCCAGGGGCGTTCCTTTAAGCGTCTGAATGAACTGTATGCGGCAAACGGACAGGTCGGTTTCCTTGGCTCCCAGAGAGTGGACGGCAAGATGATTCTGCCGGAGGCTGTGAAGGTGCTGGTACAGAAGGCCGGATCTGCAGGTTAA